A single Rattus norvegicus strain BN/NHsdMcwi chromosome 5, GRCr8, whole genome shotgun sequence DNA region contains:
- the Matn1 gene encoding cartilage matrix protein isoform X1 has product MPPSGPSSVPLPLAVLVAAAMKVTSGPAFGLCSLMLLLLLQVPGSLGLASQPRGHLCRTRPTDLVFVVDSSRSVRPVEFEKVKVFLSQVIKSLDVGPNATRVGLVNYASTVKPEFPLRAHTSKASLLQAVHRIQPLSTGTMTGLALQFAITKALSDAEGGRSRSSDISKVVIVVTDGRPQDSVRDVSERARASGIELFAIGVGRVDKATLRQIASEPQDEHVDYVESYNVIEKLAKKFQEAFCVSDLCATGDHYCEQVCVSSPGSYTCACHEGFTLNSDGKTCNVCRGGGNGSATDLVFLIDGSKSVRPENFELVKKFINQIVDTLDVSDRLAQVGLVQYSSSIRQEFPLGRFHTKKDIKAAVRNMSYMEKGTMTGAALKYLIDNSFTVSSGARPGAQKVGIVFTDGRSQDYINDAARKAKDLGFKMFAVGVGNAVEEELREIASEPVADHYFYTADFKTINQIGKKLQKKICVEEEDPCACESIVRFEAKVEGLLQDLTRKHILSQAVGAGIGEGWRSTEGL; this is encoded by the exons ATGCCCCCCTCTGGCCCCTCCAGTGTGCCGCTGCCGCTGGCTGTCCTTGTTGCTGCAGCCATGAAGGTCACCTCTGGTCCAGCCTTTGGACTCTGTAGCCTgatgctcctgctgctgctacaGGTCCCTGGTAGCCTCGGTCTTGCCTCCCAGCCCAGAG GTCACCTCTGCCGGACACGACCCACGGACCTGGTCTTCGTTGTTGATAGTTCTCGCAGTGTGAGACCCGTGGAGTTTGAGAAGGTGAAGGTGTTCCTGTCCCAGGTCATTAAGTCACTGGATGTGGGGCCCAATGCCACGAGGGTGGGCTTGGTCAACTACGCCAGCACTGTCAAGCCGGAGTTCCCACTTCGGGCCCACACCTCCAAGGCGTCGCTGCTACAGGCTGTGCACCGCATCCAGCCGCTGTCCACGGGCACCATGACTGGCCTGGCGCTGCAATTCGCCATCACCAAGGCCTTGAGTGACGCTGAGGGGGGGCGCTCCAGATCTTCCGACATCAGCAAG GTTGTCATCGTCGTGACTGATGGGAGGCCTCAGGACAGTGTGCGGGACGTGTCTGAGCGCGCGCGAGCCAGTGGCATCGAGCTGTTCGCCATCGGCGTGGGCCGCGTGGACAAGGCTACACTGAGACAGATCGCTAGCGAGCCGCAGGATGAGCACGTGGATTACGTGGAGAGCTACAATGTCATCGAGAAGCTGGCCAAGAAGTTCCAAGAGGCCTTTTGCG tGTCAGACCTGTGTGCCACAGGGGACCACTATTGTGAGCAGGTGTGCGTCAGCTCTCCAGGCTCCTACACCTGTGCCTGCCATGAGGGCTTCACCCTGAACAGCGATGGAAAGACCTGCAATG TCTGCCGAGGCGGTGGAAACGGCTCAGCCACTGACCTGGTCTTCCTCATTGACGGATCCAAGAGTGTGCGGCCTGAGAACTTTGAGCTGGTGAAGAAGTTCATCAACCAGATTGTGGATACTCTAGATGTGTCCGACAGGCTGGCCCAGGTCGGGCTGGTACAGTACTCAAGCTCTATACGCCAGGAGTTCCCGCTTGGTCGCTTCCACACCAAGAAGGACATTAAGGCCGCTGTGAGGAACATGTCCTACATGGAGAAGGGCACCATGACAGGCGCCGCCCTGAAGTATCTCATAGACAATTCCTTCACTGTGTCCAGCGGGGCAAGGCCCGGAGCCCAGAAGGTGGGCATCGTCTTCACTGATGGCCGGAGCCAGGACTACATTAATGACGCTGCCAGGAAGGCCAAGGACCTTG GCTTTAAGATGTTTGCCGTGGGTGTGGGCAATGCTGTGGAAGAGGAGCTGAGGGAAATTGCCTCAGAGCCAGTGGCCGACCACTACTTTTACACAGCCGACTTCAAGACCATCAACCAGATTGGCAAGAAGTTGCAGAAAAAAATCTGTGTGG AGGAAGAAGACCCGTGTGCCTGTGAGTCCATAGTGAGGTTTGAGGCCAAGGTGGAGGGTCTGTTGCAGGACCTGACCAGGAAGCATATCCTTTCTCAGGCTGTGGGGGCAGGAATTGGGGAGGGCTGGAGGAGCACGGAGGGTCTGTGA
- the Matn1 gene encoding cartilage matrix protein precursor — protein sequence MKVTSGPAFGLCSLMLLLLLQVPGSLGLASQPRGHLCRTRPTDLVFVVDSSRSVRPVEFEKVKVFLSQVIKSLDVGPNATRVGLVNYASTVKPEFPLRAHTSKASLLQAVHRIQPLSTGTMTGLALQFAITKALSDAEGGRSRSSDISKVVIVVTDGRPQDSVRDVSERARASGIELFAIGVGRVDKATLRQIASEPQDEHVDYVESYNVIEKLAKKFQEAFCVSDLCATGDHYCEQVCVSSPGSYTCACHEGFTLNSDGKTCNVCRGGGNGSATDLVFLIDGSKSVRPENFELVKKFINQIVDTLDVSDRLAQVGLVQYSSSIRQEFPLGRFHTKKDIKAAVRNMSYMEKGTMTGAALKYLIDNSFTVSSGARPGAQKVGIVFTDGRSQDYINDAARKAKDLGFKMFAVGVGNAVEEELREIASEPVADHYFYTADFKTINQIGKKLQKKICVEEEDPCACESIVRFEAKVEGLLQDLTRKLEAVSKRLAVLENRVI from the exons ATGAAGGTCACCTCTGGTCCAGCCTTTGGACTCTGTAGCCTgatgctcctgctgctgctacaGGTCCCTGGTAGCCTCGGTCTTGCCTCCCAGCCCAGAG GTCACCTCTGCCGGACACGACCCACGGACCTGGTCTTCGTTGTTGATAGTTCTCGCAGTGTGAGACCCGTGGAGTTTGAGAAGGTGAAGGTGTTCCTGTCCCAGGTCATTAAGTCACTGGATGTGGGGCCCAATGCCACGAGGGTGGGCTTGGTCAACTACGCCAGCACTGTCAAGCCGGAGTTCCCACTTCGGGCCCACACCTCCAAGGCGTCGCTGCTACAGGCTGTGCACCGCATCCAGCCGCTGTCCACGGGCACCATGACTGGCCTGGCGCTGCAATTCGCCATCACCAAGGCCTTGAGTGACGCTGAGGGGGGGCGCTCCAGATCTTCCGACATCAGCAAG GTTGTCATCGTCGTGACTGATGGGAGGCCTCAGGACAGTGTGCGGGACGTGTCTGAGCGCGCGCGAGCCAGTGGCATCGAGCTGTTCGCCATCGGCGTGGGCCGCGTGGACAAGGCTACACTGAGACAGATCGCTAGCGAGCCGCAGGATGAGCACGTGGATTACGTGGAGAGCTACAATGTCATCGAGAAGCTGGCCAAGAAGTTCCAAGAGGCCTTTTGCG tGTCAGACCTGTGTGCCACAGGGGACCACTATTGTGAGCAGGTGTGCGTCAGCTCTCCAGGCTCCTACACCTGTGCCTGCCATGAGGGCTTCACCCTGAACAGCGATGGAAAGACCTGCAATG TCTGCCGAGGCGGTGGAAACGGCTCAGCCACTGACCTGGTCTTCCTCATTGACGGATCCAAGAGTGTGCGGCCTGAGAACTTTGAGCTGGTGAAGAAGTTCATCAACCAGATTGTGGATACTCTAGATGTGTCCGACAGGCTGGCCCAGGTCGGGCTGGTACAGTACTCAAGCTCTATACGCCAGGAGTTCCCGCTTGGTCGCTTCCACACCAAGAAGGACATTAAGGCCGCTGTGAGGAACATGTCCTACATGGAGAAGGGCACCATGACAGGCGCCGCCCTGAAGTATCTCATAGACAATTCCTTCACTGTGTCCAGCGGGGCAAGGCCCGGAGCCCAGAAGGTGGGCATCGTCTTCACTGATGGCCGGAGCCAGGACTACATTAATGACGCTGCCAGGAAGGCCAAGGACCTTG GCTTTAAGATGTTTGCCGTGGGTGTGGGCAATGCTGTGGAAGAGGAGCTGAGGGAAATTGCCTCAGAGCCAGTGGCCGACCACTACTTTTACACAGCCGACTTCAAGACCATCAACCAGATTGGCAAGAAGTTGCAGAAAAAAATCTGTGTGG AGGAAGAAGACCCGTGTGCCTGTGAGTCCATAGTGAGGTTTGAGGCCAAGGTGGAGGGTCTGTTGCAGGACCTGACCAGGAAGC TGGAAGCTGTGAGCAAAcggctggctgtcctggagaaCAGAGTCATCTAA